The Phyllopteryx taeniolatus isolate TA_2022b chromosome 14, UOR_Ptae_1.2, whole genome shotgun sequence genome has a window encoding:
- the LOC133489056 gene encoding serine/threonine-protein kinase tousled-like 1-B isoform X1, producing the protein MSVQSSSGSLEATPSWSPTISQHLTATAKLNEGPMEELHSLDPRRQELLEARFTGAVSGSTGGSTGSASGGAKGLANESSNHSYGSLGSSSDKESETPEKKHSESSRGRKRKADAYSESSQGKSATRGPKISDYFDFQGGNGSSPVRGLPSARRSPQSSHSAPGSIIRQNSSSPTSLCFGEHNPRSNKFVQTELTGLKIVALESNKSLDLEKKEGRIDDLLRANCDLRRQIDEQQKLLEKYKERLNKCITMSKKLLIEKLLSSSSFGQSTQEKQSCREKSMQDRLRLGHFTTVRHGASYTEQWTDGYAFQNLIKQQEGINQQREDIERQRKLLAKRKPPNPASPSLSVASTSEPKQRKTKVVNGNDSDPFLKPSLPQLLTLAEYHEQEEIFKLRLGHLKKEEAEIQAELERLERVRNLHIRELKRINNEDSSAFKEHPTLNERYLVLHLLGRGGFSEVYKAFDLFEQRYAAVKIHQLNKNWREEKKENYHKHACREYRIHKQLDHPRIVKLYDYFSLDTDTFCTVLEFCEGNDLDFYLKQNKLMSEKEARSIVMQIVSALRYLNEIKPPIIHYDLKPGNILLVDGTACGEIKITDFGLSKIMDDDNYGVDGMDLTSQGAGTYWYLPPECFVVGKEPPKISNKVDVWSVGVIFFQCLYGRKPFGHNQSQQDILQENTILKATEVQFPAKPQASTEAKAFIRRCLAYRKEDRFDVHQLCSDSYLLPHMRRSNSSGSLQPAAASSLAAY; encoded by the exons ATGAGTGTCCAAAGTAGCAGCGGAAGTTTGGAGGCGACGCCATCTTGGTCGCCGACGATTTCGCAACATTTGACGGCTACCGCCAAGCTCAACGAAG GCCCCATGGAGGAGCTGCACAGCTTGGACCCCCGGAGGCAAGAGCTTCTGGAGGCCAGGTTCACAGGAGCCGTCAGCGGCAGCACGGGAGGCAGCACGGGGAGCGCCAGCGGCGGTGCCAAG GGTCTCGCCAACGAGTCTTCCAACCACAGCTACGGAAGTCTTGGCTCATCCAGCGACAAGGAGTCTGAG ACCCCGGAGAAGAAGCACTCCGAATCATCCAGGGGGAGGAAAAGGAAGGCTGACGCCTATTCGGAGAGCAGTCAAG GGAAGTCTGCTACACGCGGACCCAAGATCAGCGACTACTTCGAT TTCCAGGGTGGAAATGGCTCCAGTCCAGTTCGAGGCCTGCCATCAGCTCGCCGCTCTCCACAGAGCTCCCACTCGGCGCCTGGCTCAATT ATCCGCCAGAACAGCTCCTCCCCCACCAGTTTATGTTTTGGGGAACACAATCCCAGATCCAATAAATTTGTCCAG ACGGAGTTAACAGGACTGAAAATTGTTGCTCTTGAGAGCAACAAGAGTCTTGACCTGGAGAAGAAAGAGGGACGAATTGATGATCTTCTCAGG GCCAACTGTGACTTGCGGCGGCAGATCGATGAACAACAAAAACTCCTGGAGAAATACAAGGAGAGGCTCAACAAGTGTATCACGATGAGCAAGAAGCTTCTCATCGAGAAG TTGCTGTCAAGCTCATCATTTGGACAGAGCACCCAGGAGAAGCAGTCATGCCGCGAGAAGAGCATGCAGGACCGCCTCCGTCTCGGCCACTTCACCACCGTCAGACACGGAGCGTCCTACACAGAGCAGTGGACTGACGGATACGCGTTCCAAAACTTGATCAA GCAACAAGAAGGCATCAACCAGCAGAGAGAGGATATCGAGCGACAGCGAAAGCTGCTCGCCAAGAGGAAGCCTCCGAACCCGGCGTCCCCCTCCCTCTCCGTGGCCTCCACCTCTGAGCCCAAGCAGAGAAAGACCAAGGTGGTCAACGGCAACGATTCCGACCCCTTCCTCAAGCCGTCGCTGCCCCAGCT ATTGACCCTTGCTGAGTACCACGAGCAGGAAGAGATATTTAAGCTTCGCCTTGGCCATCTGAAGAAG GAGGAAGCCGAGATCCAAGCGGAGCTGGAGCGCTTGGAGCGTGTGAGGAACCTTCACATCAGAGAGCTGAAGAGGATCAACAACGAGGACAGCTCAGC GTTCAAAGAGCATCCCACTCTGAACGAACGCTACTTGGTGCTGCACTTGCTGGGCAGGGGCGGCTTCAGCGAAGTCTACAAG GCTTTTGACTTGTTCGAGCAGCGCTACGCAGCTGTGAAAATCCACCAGCTCAACAAGAACTGGAgggaggagaagaaggagaacTACCACAA GCATGCATGCAGAGAGTACCGGATACACAAACAGCTGGACCATCCCAGAATAGTCAAACTGTATGACTATTTCTCCCTGGATACCGACAC CTTCTGTACAGTTCTGGAGTTCTGCGAAGGCAACGACCTGGACTTCTACCTGAAGCAGAACAAGCTGATGTCGGAGAAGGAGGCTCGCTCCATCGTCATGCAGATTGTCAGCGCCCTGCGCTACCTCAATGAGATTAAGCCTCCCATCATTCACTATGACCTCAAACCTG GTAACATATTATTAGTGGACGGAACTGCATGCGGAGAAATCAAAATCACAGACTTCGGCCTGTCGAAGATCATGGATGATGATAATTACGGCGTGGACGGGATGGACCTCACATCCCAGGGAGCCGGTACTTACTG GTATCTCCCTCCAGAGTGTTTTGTGGTGGGGAAGGAGCCGCCCAAAATTTCAAACAAGGTGGACGTGTGGTCTGTGGGAGTTATCTTCTTCCAGTGCCTCTATGGGCGcaag CCGTTTGGTCACAACCAGTCTCAGCAGGACATCCTGCAGGAAAACACCATCCTCAAAGCCACGGAGGTCCAGTTCCCCGCAAAACCACAGGCCAGCACGGAGGCCAAG
- the LOC133489056 gene encoding serine/threonine-protein kinase tousled-like 1-B isoform X2, which yields MSVQSSSGSLEATPSWSPTISQHLTATAKLNEGPMEELHSLDPRRQELLEARFTGAVSGSTGGSTGSASGGAKGLANESSNHSYGSLGSSSDKESETPEKKHSESSRGRKRKADAYSESSQGKSATRGPKISDYFDGGNGSSPVRGLPSARRSPQSSHSAPGSIIRQNSSSPTSLCFGEHNPRSNKFVQTELTGLKIVALESNKSLDLEKKEGRIDDLLRANCDLRRQIDEQQKLLEKYKERLNKCITMSKKLLIEKLLSSSSFGQSTQEKQSCREKSMQDRLRLGHFTTVRHGASYTEQWTDGYAFQNLIKQQEGINQQREDIERQRKLLAKRKPPNPASPSLSVASTSEPKQRKTKVVNGNDSDPFLKPSLPQLLTLAEYHEQEEIFKLRLGHLKKEEAEIQAELERLERVRNLHIRELKRINNEDSSAFKEHPTLNERYLVLHLLGRGGFSEVYKAFDLFEQRYAAVKIHQLNKNWREEKKENYHKHACREYRIHKQLDHPRIVKLYDYFSLDTDTFCTVLEFCEGNDLDFYLKQNKLMSEKEARSIVMQIVSALRYLNEIKPPIIHYDLKPGNILLVDGTACGEIKITDFGLSKIMDDDNYGVDGMDLTSQGAGTYWYLPPECFVVGKEPPKISNKVDVWSVGVIFFQCLYGRKPFGHNQSQQDILQENTILKATEVQFPAKPQASTEAKAFIRRCLAYRKEDRFDVHQLCSDSYLLPHMRRSNSSGSLQPAAASSLAAY from the exons ATGAGTGTCCAAAGTAGCAGCGGAAGTTTGGAGGCGACGCCATCTTGGTCGCCGACGATTTCGCAACATTTGACGGCTACCGCCAAGCTCAACGAAG GCCCCATGGAGGAGCTGCACAGCTTGGACCCCCGGAGGCAAGAGCTTCTGGAGGCCAGGTTCACAGGAGCCGTCAGCGGCAGCACGGGAGGCAGCACGGGGAGCGCCAGCGGCGGTGCCAAG GGTCTCGCCAACGAGTCTTCCAACCACAGCTACGGAAGTCTTGGCTCATCCAGCGACAAGGAGTCTGAG ACCCCGGAGAAGAAGCACTCCGAATCATCCAGGGGGAGGAAAAGGAAGGCTGACGCCTATTCGGAGAGCAGTCAAG GGAAGTCTGCTACACGCGGACCCAAGATCAGCGACTACTTCGAT GGTGGAAATGGCTCCAGTCCAGTTCGAGGCCTGCCATCAGCTCGCCGCTCTCCACAGAGCTCCCACTCGGCGCCTGGCTCAATT ATCCGCCAGAACAGCTCCTCCCCCACCAGTTTATGTTTTGGGGAACACAATCCCAGATCCAATAAATTTGTCCAG ACGGAGTTAACAGGACTGAAAATTGTTGCTCTTGAGAGCAACAAGAGTCTTGACCTGGAGAAGAAAGAGGGACGAATTGATGATCTTCTCAGG GCCAACTGTGACTTGCGGCGGCAGATCGATGAACAACAAAAACTCCTGGAGAAATACAAGGAGAGGCTCAACAAGTGTATCACGATGAGCAAGAAGCTTCTCATCGAGAAG TTGCTGTCAAGCTCATCATTTGGACAGAGCACCCAGGAGAAGCAGTCATGCCGCGAGAAGAGCATGCAGGACCGCCTCCGTCTCGGCCACTTCACCACCGTCAGACACGGAGCGTCCTACACAGAGCAGTGGACTGACGGATACGCGTTCCAAAACTTGATCAA GCAACAAGAAGGCATCAACCAGCAGAGAGAGGATATCGAGCGACAGCGAAAGCTGCTCGCCAAGAGGAAGCCTCCGAACCCGGCGTCCCCCTCCCTCTCCGTGGCCTCCACCTCTGAGCCCAAGCAGAGAAAGACCAAGGTGGTCAACGGCAACGATTCCGACCCCTTCCTCAAGCCGTCGCTGCCCCAGCT ATTGACCCTTGCTGAGTACCACGAGCAGGAAGAGATATTTAAGCTTCGCCTTGGCCATCTGAAGAAG GAGGAAGCCGAGATCCAAGCGGAGCTGGAGCGCTTGGAGCGTGTGAGGAACCTTCACATCAGAGAGCTGAAGAGGATCAACAACGAGGACAGCTCAGC GTTCAAAGAGCATCCCACTCTGAACGAACGCTACTTGGTGCTGCACTTGCTGGGCAGGGGCGGCTTCAGCGAAGTCTACAAG GCTTTTGACTTGTTCGAGCAGCGCTACGCAGCTGTGAAAATCCACCAGCTCAACAAGAACTGGAgggaggagaagaaggagaacTACCACAA GCATGCATGCAGAGAGTACCGGATACACAAACAGCTGGACCATCCCAGAATAGTCAAACTGTATGACTATTTCTCCCTGGATACCGACAC CTTCTGTACAGTTCTGGAGTTCTGCGAAGGCAACGACCTGGACTTCTACCTGAAGCAGAACAAGCTGATGTCGGAGAAGGAGGCTCGCTCCATCGTCATGCAGATTGTCAGCGCCCTGCGCTACCTCAATGAGATTAAGCCTCCCATCATTCACTATGACCTCAAACCTG GTAACATATTATTAGTGGACGGAACTGCATGCGGAGAAATCAAAATCACAGACTTCGGCCTGTCGAAGATCATGGATGATGATAATTACGGCGTGGACGGGATGGACCTCACATCCCAGGGAGCCGGTACTTACTG GTATCTCCCTCCAGAGTGTTTTGTGGTGGGGAAGGAGCCGCCCAAAATTTCAAACAAGGTGGACGTGTGGTCTGTGGGAGTTATCTTCTTCCAGTGCCTCTATGGGCGcaag CCGTTTGGTCACAACCAGTCTCAGCAGGACATCCTGCAGGAAAACACCATCCTCAAAGCCACGGAGGTCCAGTTCCCCGCAAAACCACAGGCCAGCACGGAGGCCAAG
- the LOC133489056 gene encoding serine/threonine-protein kinase tousled-like 1-B isoform X3 yields MSVQSSSGSLEATPSWSPTISQHLTATAKLNEGPMEELHSLDPRRQELLEARFTGAVSGSTGGSTGSASGGAKGLANESSNHSYGSLGSSSDKESETPEKKHSESSRGRKRKADAYSESSQGKSATRGPKISDYFDFQGGNGSSPVRGLPSARRSPQSSHSAPGSIIRQNSSSPTSLCFGEHNPRSNKFVQTELTGLKIVALESNKSLDLEKKEGRIDDLLRANCDLRRQIDEQQKLLEKYKERLNKCITMSKKLLIEKSTQEKQSCREKSMQDRLRLGHFTTVRHGASYTEQWTDGYAFQNLIKQQEGINQQREDIERQRKLLAKRKPPNPASPSLSVASTSEPKQRKTKVVNGNDSDPFLKPSLPQLLTLAEYHEQEEIFKLRLGHLKKEEAEIQAELERLERVRNLHIRELKRINNEDSSAFKEHPTLNERYLVLHLLGRGGFSEVYKAFDLFEQRYAAVKIHQLNKNWREEKKENYHKHACREYRIHKQLDHPRIVKLYDYFSLDTDTFCTVLEFCEGNDLDFYLKQNKLMSEKEARSIVMQIVSALRYLNEIKPPIIHYDLKPGNILLVDGTACGEIKITDFGLSKIMDDDNYGVDGMDLTSQGAGTYWYLPPECFVVGKEPPKISNKVDVWSVGVIFFQCLYGRKPFGHNQSQQDILQENTILKATEVQFPAKPQASTEAKAFIRRCLAYRKEDRFDVHQLCSDSYLLPHMRRSNSSGSLQPAAASSLAAY; encoded by the exons ATGAGTGTCCAAAGTAGCAGCGGAAGTTTGGAGGCGACGCCATCTTGGTCGCCGACGATTTCGCAACATTTGACGGCTACCGCCAAGCTCAACGAAG GCCCCATGGAGGAGCTGCACAGCTTGGACCCCCGGAGGCAAGAGCTTCTGGAGGCCAGGTTCACAGGAGCCGTCAGCGGCAGCACGGGAGGCAGCACGGGGAGCGCCAGCGGCGGTGCCAAG GGTCTCGCCAACGAGTCTTCCAACCACAGCTACGGAAGTCTTGGCTCATCCAGCGACAAGGAGTCTGAG ACCCCGGAGAAGAAGCACTCCGAATCATCCAGGGGGAGGAAAAGGAAGGCTGACGCCTATTCGGAGAGCAGTCAAG GGAAGTCTGCTACACGCGGACCCAAGATCAGCGACTACTTCGAT TTCCAGGGTGGAAATGGCTCCAGTCCAGTTCGAGGCCTGCCATCAGCTCGCCGCTCTCCACAGAGCTCCCACTCGGCGCCTGGCTCAATT ATCCGCCAGAACAGCTCCTCCCCCACCAGTTTATGTTTTGGGGAACACAATCCCAGATCCAATAAATTTGTCCAG ACGGAGTTAACAGGACTGAAAATTGTTGCTCTTGAGAGCAACAAGAGTCTTGACCTGGAGAAGAAAGAGGGACGAATTGATGATCTTCTCAGG GCCAACTGTGACTTGCGGCGGCAGATCGATGAACAACAAAAACTCCTGGAGAAATACAAGGAGAGGCTCAACAAGTGTATCACGATGAGCAAGAAGCTTCTCATCGAGAAG AGCACCCAGGAGAAGCAGTCATGCCGCGAGAAGAGCATGCAGGACCGCCTCCGTCTCGGCCACTTCACCACCGTCAGACACGGAGCGTCCTACACAGAGCAGTGGACTGACGGATACGCGTTCCAAAACTTGATCAA GCAACAAGAAGGCATCAACCAGCAGAGAGAGGATATCGAGCGACAGCGAAAGCTGCTCGCCAAGAGGAAGCCTCCGAACCCGGCGTCCCCCTCCCTCTCCGTGGCCTCCACCTCTGAGCCCAAGCAGAGAAAGACCAAGGTGGTCAACGGCAACGATTCCGACCCCTTCCTCAAGCCGTCGCTGCCCCAGCT ATTGACCCTTGCTGAGTACCACGAGCAGGAAGAGATATTTAAGCTTCGCCTTGGCCATCTGAAGAAG GAGGAAGCCGAGATCCAAGCGGAGCTGGAGCGCTTGGAGCGTGTGAGGAACCTTCACATCAGAGAGCTGAAGAGGATCAACAACGAGGACAGCTCAGC GTTCAAAGAGCATCCCACTCTGAACGAACGCTACTTGGTGCTGCACTTGCTGGGCAGGGGCGGCTTCAGCGAAGTCTACAAG GCTTTTGACTTGTTCGAGCAGCGCTACGCAGCTGTGAAAATCCACCAGCTCAACAAGAACTGGAgggaggagaagaaggagaacTACCACAA GCATGCATGCAGAGAGTACCGGATACACAAACAGCTGGACCATCCCAGAATAGTCAAACTGTATGACTATTTCTCCCTGGATACCGACAC CTTCTGTACAGTTCTGGAGTTCTGCGAAGGCAACGACCTGGACTTCTACCTGAAGCAGAACAAGCTGATGTCGGAGAAGGAGGCTCGCTCCATCGTCATGCAGATTGTCAGCGCCCTGCGCTACCTCAATGAGATTAAGCCTCCCATCATTCACTATGACCTCAAACCTG GTAACATATTATTAGTGGACGGAACTGCATGCGGAGAAATCAAAATCACAGACTTCGGCCTGTCGAAGATCATGGATGATGATAATTACGGCGTGGACGGGATGGACCTCACATCCCAGGGAGCCGGTACTTACTG GTATCTCCCTCCAGAGTGTTTTGTGGTGGGGAAGGAGCCGCCCAAAATTTCAAACAAGGTGGACGTGTGGTCTGTGGGAGTTATCTTCTTCCAGTGCCTCTATGGGCGcaag CCGTTTGGTCACAACCAGTCTCAGCAGGACATCCTGCAGGAAAACACCATCCTCAAAGCCACGGAGGTCCAGTTCCCCGCAAAACCACAGGCCAGCACGGAGGCCAAG